In one Candidatus Deferrimicrobiaceae bacterium genomic region, the following are encoded:
- a CDS encoding histone deacetylase — translation MQLRRENPLLDGMTFAHPLPRREIEKGFETLIGENRLFGAEMNPDIIKKEGAKRKFLVSSLPSRKMLLSVWSRLFRDLISPADFFDQVSAKFLNFEHRENMLLMGKDRIIYDTQIFLGGEAVGEMTLFFLSLMNRNLGLLAYLRGMRLRIVYIDHIRLSEQSSGYASALFRYYEKFFHDLGFHQFRLSASLSVGKYYWAKEGFDCLDKGDFLRMKAGLARLVQDRRLPVEETDMNRLNHAYDIALFRRDLRVPVYRNREGYYSWERDGEHREEELFPLGKAFLLSSHPWDGYKIIFTNTPRRTGFVYTPGYLNHRPRSGHPESRRRLVTLLDAIRKDDLQGSLVFLEPYMPNMGLIEKIHPPDYLEAFRNSVRSGRKTFATVDCSISEASYDVALLAAGGVMAGVDAVLNGRVENIFCAVRPPGHHAGRKSAMGFCYLNNVAVGALHARTVYGVEKIFILDWDVHHGNGTQEIFEEDPLTYFCSIHEHPTFCFPGTGRRMEKGRGEGYGTTLNLPVKPHTGDTEFLAVFEGDVIPEIERFRPDLIMISAGFDAHKDDPIADLLLTERSFVHMTQRICEMADKHCRGRIVSVLEGGYNESSLKSSAIAHLKTLQGRSVPCTSAEG, via the coding sequence ATGCAGCTGAGGAGAGAGAATCCCCTGCTCGACGGGATGACGTTCGCCCATCCCCTCCCGCGCCGGGAAATCGAGAAGGGATTCGAAACCCTGATCGGGGAGAACCGGCTCTTCGGAGCCGAGATGAACCCCGACATCATCAAGAAGGAGGGAGCGAAGAGGAAATTTCTTGTCAGCAGTCTTCCCTCGAGGAAAATGCTCCTTTCCGTCTGGTCCCGCCTCTTCCGCGATCTCATCTCCCCCGCGGACTTCTTCGACCAGGTTTCCGCGAAATTTTTGAATTTCGAGCACCGGGAGAACATGCTCCTGATGGGGAAGGACCGGATCATCTACGATACCCAGATCTTCCTCGGGGGCGAGGCGGTCGGCGAGATGACCCTCTTTTTCCTTTCCCTGATGAACCGGAACCTCGGCCTGCTCGCCTATCTCCGGGGCATGCGGCTGCGGATCGTCTACATCGATCATATCCGTCTCTCGGAGCAGAGCTCGGGGTACGCGTCGGCCCTGTTCCGCTATTACGAAAAGTTTTTCCACGATCTTGGATTCCACCAGTTCCGTCTCAGCGCGTCCCTCTCCGTCGGGAAATATTACTGGGCGAAGGAAGGATTCGACTGCCTGGACAAGGGGGATTTCCTGCGGATGAAGGCGGGCCTGGCCAGACTCGTCCAGGATCGGAGACTCCCCGTCGAGGAAACCGACATGAACAGGCTCAACCACGCCTACGACATCGCCCTGTTCCGGAGGGACCTCAGGGTTCCCGTCTACCGGAACCGGGAAGGGTACTATTCGTGGGAGAGAGACGGGGAGCATCGGGAGGAGGAGTTGTTTCCCCTGGGGAAGGCGTTCCTGCTGTCCTCCCATCCCTGGGACGGGTATAAGATCATCTTCACGAACACGCCGAGGAGAACGGGATTCGTCTACACCCCCGGCTATCTGAACCACAGGCCCCGGTCCGGCCACCCGGAGAGCCGCAGGCGCCTGGTGACGCTTCTGGATGCGATCCGGAAGGACGACCTCCAGGGAAGCCTCGTCTTTCTCGAGCCCTACATGCCGAACATGGGTCTCATCGAGAAGATCCACCCTCCCGACTACCTGGAGGCGTTCCGGAACAGCGTGCGCTCGGGCAGAAAAACGTTCGCCACGGTGGACTGCTCGATCAGCGAGGCGAGTTACGATGTCGCGCTGCTTGCCGCGGGCGGGGTGATGGCGGGGGTCGATGCCGTGCTGAACGGGAGAGTCGAAAACATCTTCTGCGCCGTGAGGCCCCCCGGGCACCATGCCGGGAGAAAGTCCGCCATGGGGTTCTGCTATCTGAACAACGTCGCCGTGGGGGCCCTCCACGCCCGGACCGTCTATGGCGTGGAAAAGATCTTCATCCTCGACTGGGATGTGCACCACGGGAACGGGACCCAGGAGATCTTCGAGGAGGACCCTCTCACCTATTTCTGCAGCATCCACGAGCACCCGACCTTCTGCTTCCCGGGGACCGGGAGAAGGATGGAGAAGGGAAGGGGGGAGGGGTACGGAACCACGCTCAATCTCCCCGTGAAACCCCATACCGGGGACACGGAGTTTCTGGCCGTCTTCGAGGGGGATGTCATCCCGGAGATCGAAAGGTTCCGTCCCGATCTCATCATGATCTCCGCGGGATTCGACGCGCACAAGGACGATCCCATCGCGGACCTCCTGTTGACCGAGCGATCGTTCGTCCACATGACCCAAAGAATCTGCGAAATGGCCGACAAGCATTGCCGGGGGCGCATCGTCTCCGTCCTCGAGGGCGGATACAACGAATCCTCCCTCAAGTCGTCGGCGATCGCCCACCTGAAAACCCTCCAGGGAAGGAGCGTGCCATGTACGTCGGCAGAAGGATGA
- a CDS encoding lipid-binding SYLF domain-containing protein yields the protein MKRMTWAIAPAIMAVLVCMAGPLEAGSKETKVVRTALEVLEEILAIPEKGIPPSLLENANGIAIVPGVIKVGFVVGGRHGRGVLLIRQEDGGFSNPVFVSLTGGSVGWQIGATSTDVILVFKSGQSVEGIMKGKFTLGADAAVAAGPVGRSVEAATDVQLKAEIYSYSRSRGLFAGVSVAGAALQIDGDANADYYGREGVRPREILKGKEFPSPPDAVRLKEFLARHAGAKAKE from the coding sequence ATGAAGCGAATGACCTGGGCAATCGCCCCCGCGATCATGGCCGTCCTGGTGTGTATGGCGGGACCGCTCGAGGCGGGGAGCAAGGAAACGAAGGTTGTCCGGACGGCACTCGAAGTCCTCGAGGAGATTTTGGCCATTCCCGAGAAAGGGATCCCGCCGAGTCTTCTGGAGAATGCGAACGGCATCGCCATCGTGCCCGGCGTGATCAAGGTCGGATTCGTGGTGGGCGGCCGTCACGGGCGCGGCGTGCTCCTCATCCGCCAAGAAGACGGGGGCTTTAGCAACCCGGTTTTCGTCTCCCTCACCGGCGGAAGCGTCGGGTGGCAGATCGGCGCCACGTCCACCGACGTCATCCTCGTGTTCAAAAGCGGGCAAAGCGTCGAAGGAATCATGAAGGGGAAGTTCACCCTGGGGGCCGACGCCGCCGTGGCGGCCGGCCCGGTGGGGCGCAGCGTCGAGGCAGCGACGGACGTACAACTGAAGGCCGAGATCTACTCCTATTCCCGGAGCAGGGGCCTGTTCGCGGGGGTCTCGGTCGCAGGGGCCGCCCTGCAGATCGACGGCGACGCCAACGCCGATTATTACGGGAGGGAGGGAGTGCGCCCTCGCGAGATTCTCAAGGGGAAGGAATTTCCCTCTCCCCCGGATGCCGTCCGGTTGAAGGAATTCCTCGCCCGGCACGCGGGGGCGAAGGCAAAGGAATAA
- a CDS encoding adenylyl-sulfate kinase — protein MEAGFAVWITGLPASGKSTVSSALEKELASLGVNVAVLESDALRKIFTPNPRYDEEERDLFYGAVAHVGRILTEHGVSVIFDATANRRAYRNRARREIARYLEVFVDCSLAVCMARDPKGIYRRGKEGSAAGVPGLQADYEPPAAPDVVVRGETEAPAVAAHRIVRKLIEKGYVKE, from the coding sequence GTGGAAGCGGGATTCGCCGTCTGGATCACGGGCCTTCCGGCATCGGGAAAATCGACCGTTTCCTCGGCCCTCGAGAAGGAGCTCGCGTCCCTCGGGGTAAACGTCGCGGTTCTCGAGTCCGACGCGCTCCGGAAGATCTTCACGCCGAACCCCCGCTACGACGAGGAGGAGCGGGACCTCTTTTACGGCGCGGTCGCCCACGTGGGCCGGATTCTGACCGAACACGGCGTATCGGTGATCTTCGACGCCACCGCCAACCGGCGCGCCTATCGGAACCGGGCACGGCGGGAAATCGCGCGGTACCTGGAAGTCTTCGTCGACTGCTCCCTCGCCGTCTGCATGGCCCGGGACCCCAAGGGAATCTACCGGAGAGGAAAGGAAGGGAGCGCAGCCGGCGTTCCCGGGCTGCAGGCCGATTACGAACCTCCCGCCGCTCCCGACGTGGTGGTGCGGGGGGAGACGGAGGCGCCGGCGGTCGCCGCACACCGCATTGTCCGCAAACTCATCGAAAAGGGATACGTGAAGGAGTGA
- a CDS encoding cation transporter, protein METVTLNVKGMTCGHCVMAVKKSLEAVEGVLSAEVTLSPPRAVVTYDPSRASIERLTSATENEGYPSGVAGR, encoded by the coding sequence GTGGAAACGGTCACGCTGAACGTGAAAGGGATGACGTGCGGCCATTGCGTGATGGCGGTCAAAAAGAGCCTGGAGGCCGTCGAGGGGGTCCTGTCGGCGGAGGTCACCCTTTCCCCTCCGAGGGCGGTGGTTACCTACGATCCGTCCCGGGCGTCCATCGAACGGCTCACAAGCGCGACCGAGAACGAGGGGTATCCCTCGGGTGTCGCCGGCCGGTAG
- a CDS encoding DUF2007 domain-containing protein produces the protein MVCPECKAEYIEGIHVCPDCRVPLVQELPPQPLPEYVEYVTILKTGNPVVLAMVKSLLSAAGIRHFVKGGVLQDLFRVGTAEIQVGRDDEPEARNLLNERTIEPGEAG, from the coding sequence ATGGTTTGTCCGGAATGCAAAGCGGAGTACATCGAGGGGATCCACGTCTGTCCCGATTGCCGGGTCCCGCTGGTGCAGGAGCTCCCCCCGCAGCCCCTGCCGGAGTACGTGGAGTACGTCACCATCCTGAAAACGGGAAATCCCGTCGTCCTTGCCATGGTGAAGTCGCTCCTTTCGGCCGCCGGGATCCGGCACTTCGTCAAGGGAGGGGTTCTCCAGGACCTGTTCCGCGTCGGCACGGCGGAAATCCAGGTCGGGAGGGACGACGAACCGGAGGCGAGAAATCTCCTGAATGAGCGCACCATCGAGCCCGGGGAGGCAGGTTGA
- a CDS encoding CBS domain-containing protein has protein sequence MYVGRRMTRKVITLSPMDTVRDAQRILEENRIHHLPVVEGEDLVGIVSDTDLRKWFLRRETVDGKGTVSRRIGNVREIMTRDVITMSPGDTIEDALLVLHRRRFGALPVVEGKKLVGIVTKVDVLAAFIDSLNIEGIGVRIEVILP, from the coding sequence ATGTACGTCGGCAGAAGGATGACGAGGAAGGTGATCACGTTGTCCCCGATGGATACGGTGAGGGACGCCCAACGGATTCTCGAGGAGAATCGGATCCACCACCTTCCTGTGGTCGAGGGAGAGGATCTCGTGGGGATCGTATCGGATACGGACCTCCGGAAATGGTTCCTCCGGAGGGAAACGGTCGACGGGAAGGGGACGGTATCCCGGAGGATCGGGAACGTCAGGGAGATCATGACCCGCGATGTGATCACCATGAGCCCGGGGGACACGATCGAGGACGCGCTCTTGGTCCTTCACCGGAGGAGGTTCGGGGCTCTCCCGGTGGTGGAGGGGAAAAAACTGGTGGGGATCGTCACCAAGGTGGACGTGCTCGCCGCGTTCATCGACTCCCTCAACATCGAGGGGATCGGGGTGCGGATCGAGGTGATCCTGCCGTAA
- a CDS encoding GIY-YIG nuclease family protein: MSGTWWVYMIECRGGKIYTGIAKDPEARYRQHRSGRGAVFTRINPPVALLAKRPCGSRSDALREEHALRRLSGKEKRAWAGELFNAGGGHS, from the coding sequence ATGTCCGGGACCTGGTGGGTCTACATGATCGAGTGCCGGGGGGGGAAGATCTACACGGGGATCGCGAAAGACCCCGAAGCCCGCTACCGGCAACACCGGTCCGGGCGAGGCGCCGTCTTTACCCGGATCAACCCGCCCGTGGCGCTTCTGGCGAAACGGCCTTGCGGGAGCCGGTCCGACGCCCTCAGGGAGGAACACGCCCTGCGCCGGCTCTCGGGAAAGGAGAAGAGGGCCTGGGCGGGGGAACTCTTCAACGCTGGGGGGGGACACTCCTGA
- a CDS encoding phosphotransferase: MPRKAMPDLDRDKLSSYLESLFGTAVRIVSLSLLGEAVAAGAVKGFGYGIPVMVEYEVSGERRKAVLETTSPGPFGHEHMSDRAQMLLWDHEAYNRLPLHAHSLDVGGVDRDGSLHSLGNVEEFFLLVEHVEGHGYIRDLARLQAGGKLTDLDLARADALCDYLADIHREKGPDPGLYVRRIRELVGHGECIMGLLDSYPPRHGFITPELLEGIERRCVAWRWRIKGRTHRLRQVHGDFHPYNILFGDGTRFRVIDRSRGEWGEPADDVTSLTGNYLFCSLQQNGRLTGSFETLFRRFWDRYLEKTGDREMLAVAAPFYAFRGLVMASPLWYPTLDEDVRGKLFSFLMEVLDAESFDPSRVNAYCGAG; encoded by the coding sequence ATGCCCCGAAAAGCCATGCCCGACCTGGACCGGGACAAACTCTCCTCCTATCTGGAATCCCTTTTCGGAACCGCCGTGCGGATCGTATCCCTTTCCCTCCTGGGAGAGGCGGTGGCGGCCGGCGCCGTCAAGGGGTTCGGCTACGGCATCCCGGTCATGGTGGAGTACGAGGTTTCCGGAGAGCGCCGCAAGGCCGTCCTCGAGACGACGAGTCCGGGGCCCTTCGGGCACGAACACATGTCGGATCGGGCCCAGATGCTTCTATGGGATCACGAGGCGTATAACCGCCTTCCCCTTCACGCGCATTCCCTGGACGTGGGGGGGGTCGACCGGGACGGCAGCCTCCATTCGCTCGGGAACGTGGAAGAGTTCTTCCTCCTCGTCGAGCATGTGGAAGGACATGGCTACATCCGGGACCTTGCCCGTCTCCAGGCGGGGGGAAAGCTCACCGACCTCGACCTGGCGCGGGCCGACGCCCTTTGCGACTACCTCGCGGACATCCACCGGGAGAAAGGTCCCGACCCCGGACTTTACGTCCGCCGGATCCGGGAGCTCGTGGGACACGGCGAGTGCATCATGGGGCTTCTGGACAGCTATCCTCCGCGGCACGGGTTCATCACCCCCGAACTGCTGGAAGGAATCGAGCGACGCTGCGTGGCCTGGCGGTGGCGAATCAAGGGACGGACCCACCGGCTCCGGCAGGTGCACGGGGATTTTCATCCCTACAACATCCTGTTCGGAGACGGGACACGGTTCCGGGTCATCGACCGTTCCCGGGGCGAGTGGGGCGAGCCGGCCGACGACGTCACCTCCCTCACCGGGAACTACCTCTTCTGCTCGCTTCAGCAAAACGGTCGCCTCACCGGATCCTTCGAGACCCTCTTCCGGAGGTTCTGGGACCGGTATCTCGAAAAAACCGGAGATCGGGAGATGCTTGCGGTCGCCGCCCCTTTTTACGCCTTCCGGGGTCTCGTGATGGCCAGCCCCCTGTGGTATCCCACCCTGGACGAAGACGTGCGCGGGAAACTCTTCTCCTTCCTCATGGAGGTCCTGGACGCGGAGTCCTTCGACCCGAGCCGCGTGAACGCTTACTGCGGGGCGGGATAG
- a CDS encoding prohibitin family protein, with amino-acid sequence MQEFEMRKTVKQISKRVGMGIVAVAVLLVLLIINPFVKIDAGERGVLLNFGAVQDEVLGEGLHLRIPIMQKIVKMDVKIQKSETRSEAASKDLQDIKSVIALNYHIVPDKANWVYQNIGVAFKERIIDPTVQEAVKAVTAKYTAVQLIGEREAVSTAIKDALSQKLSDYNLFVDGFSVIDFSFSKKFTDAIESKQEAEQFALRAQRDLERIKIEAEQKVAQAKAEAESLRLQKGQITKEMIELRKIEAMREAIAKWNGTVPNVLLSGGGASPLISLDGLMKK; translated from the coding sequence ATGCAGGAATTCGAAATGAGAAAGACGGTAAAACAGATCAGCAAGAGGGTGGGGATGGGCATCGTCGCGGTGGCCGTGCTTCTTGTACTCCTCATTATCAATCCCTTCGTGAAGATCGACGCGGGGGAACGGGGAGTCCTGCTCAACTTCGGGGCGGTCCAGGACGAAGTCCTGGGGGAGGGCCTGCACCTTCGGATTCCGATCATGCAGAAGATCGTGAAGATGGACGTCAAGATCCAGAAATCGGAAACCCGGTCGGAAGCGGCGAGCAAGGATCTCCAGGACATCAAGTCGGTGATCGCGCTCAACTACCACATCGTCCCGGACAAGGCCAACTGGGTGTACCAGAACATCGGGGTGGCGTTCAAGGAGAGGATCATCGACCCGACCGTCCAGGAGGCCGTGAAGGCGGTGACGGCGAAGTACACCGCGGTCCAGTTGATCGGCGAGCGGGAGGCCGTAAGCACCGCGATCAAGGATGCCTTAAGCCAGAAGCTTTCCGACTACAACCTGTTCGTGGACGGATTCTCGGTCATCGACTTCAGCTTCTCCAAGAAGTTCACCGATGCGATCGAGTCGAAGCAGGAGGCGGAGCAGTTTGCCTTGAGGGCCCAGAGGGACCTGGAGAGGATCAAGATCGAGGCGGAGCAAAAAGTGGCCCAGGCGAAGGCGGAGGCCGAGTCGCTGCGGCTCCAGAAGGGGCAGATCACCAAGGAAATGATCGAACTCAGAAAGATCGAGGCGATGCGGGAGGCCATCGCCAAATGGA